In a genomic window of Phaenicophaeus curvirostris isolate KB17595 chromosome Z, BPBGC_Pcur_1.0, whole genome shotgun sequence:
- the DIRAS2 gene encoding GTP-binding protein Di-Ras2, whose translation MPEQSNDYRVVVFGAGGVGKSSLVLRFVKGTFRESYIPTIEDTYRQVISCDKSICTLQITDTTGSHQFPAMQRLSISKGHAFILVYSITSRQSLEELKPIYDQICQIKGDIESIPIMLVGNKNDENQNREVESSEGEAMAKKWKCAFMETSAKMNHNVKELFQELLNLEKRRTVSLQIDGKKSKQQKRKEKLKGKCVVM comes from the coding sequence atGCCTGAGCAAAGCAATGATTACAGGGTTGTGGTGTTTGGAGCCGGAGGAGTGGGCAAAAGCTCTTTGGTCTTGAGATTTGTGAAGGGCACTTTCAGAGAGAGCTACATCCCCACCATTGAAGACACCTATCGGCAGGTGATCAGCTGTGATAAGAGCATATGCACTTTGCAGATAACTGATACTACAGGGAGCCATCAATTTCCAGCCATGCAACGTCTTTCTATTTCTAAAGGACATGctttcattttggtttattCTATTACCAGCCGTCAGTCCTTGGAGGAACTCAAACCAATCTATGATCAAATATGCCAGATTAAAGGAGACATAGAAAGCATTCCAATAATGCTGGTGGGGAACAAGAATGATGAGAATCAAAACCGAGAGGTGGAAAGCAGTGAAGGAGAGGCCATGGCTAAGAAATGGAAATGTGCCTTCATGGAGACCTCTGCCAAGATGAATCACAATGTGAAAGAGCTATTCCAAGAACTGCTAAACCTAGAGAAACGCAGGACTGTGAGTTTACAAATTGATggcaaaaaaagcaagcagcagaagaggaaagagaagctgaAAGGCAAATGTGTGGTAATGTGA